The following coding sequences are from one Ornithorhynchus anatinus isolate Pmale09 chromosome 11, mOrnAna1.pri.v4, whole genome shotgun sequence window:
- the LOC100084242 gene encoding cytochrome b-245 light chain gives MGQIEWAMWANEQALASGLILLTGGIVATAGQFTLWYFGAYSIAAGVLVCLLEYPRGKRRKGSTMERCGQKYMTSVVKLFGPLTRNYYIRSILHIALAVPAAFLLATILGTACLVIASAIYLMAAIHGEEWRPIEQKPKERPQIGGTIKQPPTQPPPRPPAEVRRKQPEEAGEASGGPQSNPIPVSDEVV, from the exons TTCTCCTGACTGGTGGCATCGTAGCCACAGCTGGCCAGTTTACCCTGTGGTACTTTGGGGCTTACTCCAT CGCTGCCGGGGTGTTAGTCTGCCTGCTGGAGTACCCACGGGGCAAGCGGAGAAAAGGCTCCACGATGGAGCGATG CGGGCAGAAGTACATGACGTCCGTGGTGAAGCTGTTCGGGCCCCTCACCCGGAACTACTACATCCGCTCCATCCTGCACATTGC tCTGGCCGTCCCTGCCGCCTTCTTGTTAGCCACCATCCTGGGCACTGCCTGTCTGGTCATTGCAAGCGCCATCTATTTAATG GCCGCGATCCACGGGGAGGAATGGAGACCCATCGAGCAGAAGCCCAAAGAGCGACCCCAAATCGGGGGCACCATCAAGCAgcctcccacccagccccctccccggcccccggctgaaGTGCGCAGGAAGCAgccggaggaggccggggaggcctcGGGGGGCCCCCAGAGCAACCCGATTCCCGTCAGCGACGAGGTTGTGTGA